The following are encoded together in the Candidatus Flexicrinis proximus genome:
- a CDS encoding ABC transporter permease produces the protein MARFILRRVLQGIPLLLIISVILFLIMQATGDPLATMGGRQATRAADRERLARQLGLDQPVIVQYVYWLVGNDWVLVDPENGRYGTRKGVLRGDFGESYTRKQPVLEVIGERIPDTLLLTGSAQILIIVVSLAIGMYSAVRKYTFFDQIFTAISLVLYSFPVFLMAYVLIYIFSIGLRGAGLPYLPTGGIYDPAVGRTPEQVLWHLILPVLTISLISIATYSRYIRSTMLEVINSDYIRTARSKGLSERRTLMVHAFKNAALPLVTLIGLDIPFLLAGAAVTETIFSWPGLGFLFIQQIQRSDYPVLMGLLMLISLAVIVFQIVTDLLYTLLDPRIRYS, from the coding sequence ATGGCGCGTTTCATCTTACGCCGCGTGCTGCAGGGGATTCCGCTGCTCCTGATTATCAGCGTGATCCTGTTCCTCATCATGCAGGCGACCGGCGATCCGCTGGCCACTATGGGCGGCCGTCAGGCCACCCGTGCTGCCGACCGTGAACGGCTCGCCCGTCAGCTTGGCCTCGATCAGCCCGTCATCGTCCAGTACGTCTATTGGCTCGTGGGCAATGACTGGGTGCTGGTAGACCCGGAGAACGGACGCTACGGCACGCGCAAGGGCGTTCTGCGCGGCGACTTTGGCGAGTCCTACACCCGCAAACAGCCCGTGCTGGAGGTCATCGGCGAACGCATCCCGGATACCCTCCTGCTCACCGGCTCGGCGCAAATCCTGATCATTGTCGTCTCGCTGGCGATCGGCATGTATTCCGCCGTCCGCAAATATACATTCTTCGACCAGATTTTTACGGCTATCAGCCTTGTCCTGTATTCATTCCCCGTTTTCCTGATGGCCTACGTCCTGATCTATATCTTCTCCATCGGCCTGCGCGGGGCCGGTTTGCCCTACCTGCCGACCGGCGGCATTTATGATCCCGCCGTCGGGCGGACGCCGGAGCAAGTCCTCTGGCATCTGATTTTGCCGGTGCTGACGATTTCGCTGATCAGTATCGCTACCTACAGCCGCTATATCCGTTCGACCATGCTCGAAGTCATCAACAGCGACTATATCCGCACGGCGCGCAGCAAAGGCCTGAGCGAGCGGCGTACGCTCATGGTGCACGCCTTTAAGAACGCGGCGCTTCCGCTCGTCACCCTGATCGGACTAGACATCCCGTTTCTGCTGGCCGGCGCCGCGGTGACCGAAACCATCTTCTCATGGCCGGGACTGGGCTTCCTGTTTATCCAGCAGATCCAGCGCAGCGATTATCCGGTGCTGATGGGGCTTCTGATGCTGATTTCGCTGGCTGTGATCGTCTTCCAGATCGTCACCGATCTGCTCTACACCCTGCTTGATCCTCGTATCCGCTACAGCTGA
- a CDS encoding ABC transporter permease produces the protein MNTAKPISLGVGDPSSATAQNRAFKRFLQHRGAVAGAVLLILMVVYVTLGSLLFSEAYANFNDTKLRLLPPSAEHPFGTDNIGRDVFARTVYGGQISLLIGLASVTLAVTIGVTVGLLTGYYGGWIDTVLMRLTEAMLSIPTLLFLLLMANVFGGRFPQIVLLGRTFSGSVLVIIIIIGLTSWMYLARIVRSLILSLKETEFIIAARAIGAPDYRIIFSHLLPNIVAPVIVTATLGVANGILSESYISFLGVGVGPPTATWGNILDGSRQFFDSAPWLWLAPGTLIVLTVMSINFLGDGLRDALDPRSDK, from the coding sequence ATGAACACGGCGAAACCTATTTCCCTCGGCGTCGGGGATCCATCCAGCGCTACAGCCCAGAACCGCGCGTTCAAGCGCTTCCTTCAGCATCGTGGCGCAGTGGCGGGCGCCGTCCTGTTGATCCTGATGGTCGTCTATGTCACGCTGGGGTCGCTCCTGTTCAGCGAGGCCTACGCCAATTTCAACGACACCAAGCTCCGCCTGCTGCCGCCGTCTGCCGAGCATCCCTTCGGCACCGACAACATCGGCCGTGATGTGTTTGCCCGCACTGTCTACGGAGGGCAAATCTCGCTGCTCATCGGCCTTGCTTCGGTTACGCTGGCCGTCACCATCGGCGTCACCGTCGGCCTCCTGACCGGTTATTACGGCGGCTGGATTGACACCGTCCTGATGCGCCTGACAGAAGCCATGCTGAGTATCCCGACGCTTTTATTCCTGCTCCTGATGGCCAACGTATTCGGCGGCCGCTTCCCGCAGATCGTCCTGCTGGGGCGCACCTTCAGCGGCAGCGTACTCGTCATTATCATCATCATCGGCCTGACCAGCTGGATGTATCTGGCGCGTATTGTGCGCTCACTGATCCTCTCGCTTAAGGAAACCGAATTCATCATCGCGGCGCGCGCGATCGGCGCGCCGGACTACCGCATCATCTTCAGTCATCTGCTGCCCAATATCGTTGCTCCGGTCATCGTCACTGCCACGCTCGGCGTCGCCAACGGCATCCTCTCGGAAAGCTACATCAGTTTCCTTGGGGTCGGCGTCGGCCCCCCGACCGCTACCTGGGGCAACATCCTCGATGGCTCTCGCCAGTTCTTCGACAGCGCACCCTGGCTGTGGCTGGCGCCGGGAACCCTGATCGTGCTGACCGTCATGAGCATCAACTTCCTCGGCGACGGCCTGCGTGACGCTCTGGACCCGCGCAGCGACAAGTGA
- a CDS encoding SH3 domain-containing protein, with translation MSRRILVTITVLLMLALALPASAADRDGLAITVSCTGFTSLGGSLILDRDNTGAGRERFQIIARDGAGTTIYSGPIESFYVGSTIYFPVNLTTSFSSSPASNPIVVSVISASGNGVLEQNVYSASGRCSSLPTVEAVDAEITGVTSPSVPVNVLPPSGENSAAEIAVQPGYAVVNTAFLNLRSGDGPEFTIVGRVAGGDKLIVLGRNDDFSWWYVQAGDIVGWAISDFIVARGDLTDIAIVIPAGEIALPRFFLYSDNILRATASAVGAGLCTLEGNLEYEIIGRTSSLSMVKVNATCDGAAVSGWLAVDQGAVRNPAQLAIPVTD, from the coding sequence ATGTCTCGACGTATCCTCGTCACCATTACCGTTCTACTGATGCTGGCGCTGGCGCTGCCGGCATCTGCCGCCGACCGCGATGGCCTGGCGATCACCGTAAGCTGCACCGGCTTTACCTCGCTGGGCGGCAGCCTGATCCTCGACCGCGATAACACGGGCGCAGGACGCGAGCGTTTCCAGATCATCGCCCGCGACGGCGCAGGGACGACCATCTACAGCGGCCCGATCGAGTCGTTCTATGTCGGCTCGACCATCTATTTCCCGGTCAATCTGACCACCAGTTTTTCCAGCAGCCCGGCCTCTAACCCGATCGTTGTATCGGTCATCAGCGCGTCCGGCAACGGCGTGTTGGAGCAGAATGTCTATTCCGCCTCCGGGCGCTGCTCCAGCCTGCCCACCGTCGAAGCGGTGGATGCCGAAATCACCGGCGTGACGTCACCGAGCGTGCCGGTCAACGTGCTGCCGCCAAGCGGTGAGAACAGCGCTGCCGAGATTGCCGTCCAGCCCGGCTATGCGGTCGTCAACACTGCGTTCCTGAACCTGCGCAGCGGCGATGGCCCGGAATTCACCATCGTCGGGCGGGTTGCCGGCGGCGACAAGCTGATCGTGCTGGGCCGGAATGACGACTTCAGCTGGTGGTACGTGCAGGCCGGCGACATCGTCGGCTGGGCGATCAGCGATTTCATTGTGGCGCGCGGCGACCTGACCGATATTGCGATCGTGATCCCGGCAGGCGAGATTGCGCTGCCGCGCTTCTTCCTGTACAGCGATAACATCCTGCGGGCAACCGCCAGCGCGGTTGGCGCTGGGCTGTGCACGCTCGAAGGCAATCTGGAATATGAGATCATCGGACGCACGAGCAGCCTGAGCATGGTCAAGGTCAACGCGACCTGCGACGGCGCGGCTGTTTCGGGCTGGCTGGCGGTCGATCAGGGTGCCGTGCGCAACCCGGCGCAGCTGGCGATCCCGGTCACCGACTAA
- a CDS encoding SDR family NAD(P)-dependent oxidoreductase — translation MTGQDAGNGPAKFRNYASDRVLPGQWSLRRAMMGSVNGQVVIVTGGGGNLGRAVASAFAAAGAQLALVDLHSDRVAEVINGLPGGAETHLAIGGDLSTPDGVLAVLNAIVARFGRVDSLVHTVGGYAAGKPVHEETLDVLDKMINLNVRPLYLVGGAVARQLLAQGGGGSIVFILAKAGQKGGKNSAAYTASKAAATRVMEAMAAELRDANIRVNGVSPSTIDTPLNRQQMPDSDPGKWVTPAQLAEACVYLCAGDTGIYGANIEVFGKGG, via the coding sequence ATGACGGGCCAGGATGCCGGAAACGGTCCTGCGAAATTCCGCAATTACGCCAGCGACCGGGTGCTGCCCGGTCAGTGGAGCCTAAGGAGGGCGATGATGGGATCGGTGAACGGGCAAGTCGTAATCGTAACGGGCGGCGGCGGCAACCTGGGACGCGCCGTCGCGTCGGCATTTGCGGCGGCAGGCGCGCAACTGGCGCTTGTTGACCTGCACAGCGACCGCGTGGCAGAGGTTATCAACGGGCTGCCCGGCGGCGCAGAGACGCATCTGGCGATCGGCGGCGATCTTTCAACGCCGGACGGCGTGCTGGCGGTGCTGAATGCGATTGTGGCGCGCTTCGGGCGGGTCGACTCGCTGGTTCATACGGTAGGCGGATACGCGGCCGGCAAACCTGTACACGAGGAAACGCTGGACGTGCTGGACAAGATGATCAACCTGAACGTCAGGCCGCTGTATCTGGTCGGCGGGGCGGTGGCACGCCAGCTTCTGGCCCAGGGCGGTGGCGGCAGCATCGTGTTCATCCTGGCAAAGGCCGGCCAGAAAGGCGGCAAGAACAGCGCGGCCTATACCGCCAGCAAGGCCGCCGCGACCCGCGTCATGGAGGCGATGGCCGCCGAACTGCGTGACGCGAACATCCGCGTCAACGGGGTGAGTCCGTCGACGATCGATACGCCGCTGAACCGGCAGCAGATGCCCGATTCTGACCCCGGCAAGTGGGTGACGCCGGCACAACTGGCCGAAGCGTGCGTGTATCTGTGTGCTGGCGACACCGGCATCTACGGGGCAAATATCGAGGTCTTCGGTAAAGGCGGCTAG
- a CDS encoding PD40 domain-containing protein, protein MTRRTRAILALLLCAAIAGVLAAAVISRLNNRIFPLAVPSGTLSFTTNARGHWDIALAPPDGDLVYLTPDDGQHNYFPSWDFSSERLNFLSNRAPDGDLAPTQVYPDGSNLRTLDILSAAATMFFENRLDWDPGYGPDGETLLWASLRDLNLELYTRSGEGAPLRLTNTPARDWFAQWSADGRRIAFSSDREGNEDIYVIDADGGNLRRVTTDPADDLRPTWSLDGQTLLFVSERETRFMDGALTLYAVNVAELDNRTDDTEESQPFDRAGSAFEGGGVFSADGRQIAYMALRDGHFQVFVMDIAEDGTFIRDSEKALTSGESDSMFPVWRP, encoded by the coding sequence ATGACGCGGCGCACACGGGCCATCCTCGCGCTGCTGCTGTGCGCGGCGATTGCCGGAGTGCTGGCCGCTGCGGTCATTAGCCGCCTGAACAACCGCATTTTCCCGCTGGCCGTCCCTTCGGGAACGCTGTCTTTCACGACCAATGCGCGCGGCCACTGGGACATCGCCCTGGCGCCGCCTGACGGCGACCTGGTTTACCTGACGCCGGACGACGGACAGCACAACTACTTCCCCAGCTGGGACTTTTCAAGCGAACGCCTCAATTTTCTGTCGAACCGCGCGCCGGACGGCGACCTCGCACCGACGCAGGTGTACCCCGACGGCTCGAACCTGCGGACGCTGGATATCCTGAGCGCCGCGGCGACGATGTTTTTCGAGAACCGGCTGGACTGGGACCCGGGATATGGGCCGGACGGTGAGACGCTGCTGTGGGCATCCCTGCGCGACCTGAACCTCGAACTATACACACGCAGCGGCGAAGGCGCCCCGCTGCGGCTGACGAATACGCCGGCACGGGACTGGTTCGCGCAGTGGTCGGCGGACGGCCGGCGCATCGCGTTTTCGTCCGACCGCGAAGGCAACGAAGATATTTACGTGATAGACGCCGACGGGGGGAACCTGCGGCGCGTGACCACCGATCCTGCCGACGACCTGCGTCCAACCTGGTCGCTGGATGGCCAGACACTCTTATTTGTCAGCGAGCGGGAGACGCGCTTCATGGACGGCGCGCTGACGCTATACGCGGTGAATGTGGCGGAACTGGACAATCGGACGGATGATACTGAAGAGTCGCAGCCGTTCGACCGCGCGGGATCGGCGTTCGAGGGCGGTGGTGTGTTTTCGGCTGATGGCCGGCAGATCGCCTACATGGCGCTGCGCGACGGGCATTTTCAGGTGTTTGTGATGGACATCGCGGAAGACGGCACGTTCATCCGGGATTCTGAGAAAGCGCTAACGTCGGGCGAAAGTGACAGCATGTTCCCGGTCTGGCGGCCATAA
- a CDS encoding class I SAM-dependent methyltransferase has protein sequence MTSLLDPNRLKRQYASDKLSRDIAAMRDKYAIPRIDFPLWAINGIMWRGDEKVLDVGCGYGQYYDKLLDRVPGAEYYGVDLFQGVLRSHSGADTGRLSVADAVALPYPSGTFDVVMANHMLYHVPDIEAAIREIRRVMKPTGVMMATTHSVQTMPELRVLLRRAVIILTQQPPSAVRAPLHASDLFGLENGTRTLARHFYAVSRFEIPTTMIFTTLDPFLNYLTAMRDLLELYLPSDVSWEAIMDVLREQVTQLIHQWGEVPISRLAGVLIATDRGDFVREFLVRRAAAKGETFE, from the coding sequence ATGACTAGTTTGCTCGACCCCAATCGCCTCAAGCGTCAATATGCATCCGACAAGCTCTCCCGCGATATCGCGGCGATGCGGGATAAATACGCGATCCCCCGCATCGACTTTCCGTTGTGGGCGATCAATGGAATCATGTGGCGCGGCGACGAGAAAGTGCTGGACGTCGGCTGCGGCTACGGACAGTACTACGATAAGCTGCTCGACCGGGTGCCGGGGGCGGAATACTACGGAGTCGACCTCTTTCAGGGCGTGCTGCGTTCGCACTCCGGGGCGGATACCGGCCGGCTGTCAGTAGCCGACGCGGTGGCGCTCCCCTACCCTTCAGGGACATTCGACGTGGTGATGGCGAACCACATGCTGTACCACGTCCCGGACATTGAAGCCGCGATCCGCGAAATCCGGCGGGTGATGAAGCCGACCGGCGTGATGATGGCGACTACCCACAGCGTCCAGACCATGCCAGAGCTGCGTGTTCTGCTGCGCCGTGCGGTGATCATCCTGACGCAGCAGCCACCATCGGCGGTGCGCGCGCCGCTGCATGCCAGCGACCTGTTCGGGCTGGAGAACGGCACGCGAACGCTGGCGCGGCATTTCTATGCCGTATCGCGGTTCGAAATCCCGACGACCATGATTTTCACCACGCTCGACCCGTTCCTGAACTACCTGACGGCGATGCGCGACCTGCTGGAACTGTACTTGCCGAGCGACGTGAGCTGGGAAGCGATCATGGATGTGCTGCGCGAACAAGTGACGCAGCTCATCCACCAGTGGGGCGAAGTGCCGATTTCGCGGCTGGCCGGCGTGCTGATTGCGACCGACCGGGGCGATTTTGTCCGCGAATTCCTGGTGCGTCGGGCGGCCGCTAAAGGCGAAACGTTTGAATGA
- a CDS encoding response regulator transcription factor, protein MKVLILDDEPQIRRLLHTGLSGLGYTVITAAHAEQVAPMVAQYQPDFVVLDINLNEKRDGIDVVRELREWTTVPILMLSVKEDDKTIVRALDAGADDYLTKPFDMGVLRARITAVLRRTPERASGTPVSDIRVGALEVDLGNRRVTVDGEDVHLTPKEYEILVLLATHPGKVITHRQILSRVWGDAYGEETHYVRVFVNQIRKKLKEEPENAVRYILNEPGIGYRFVMIES, encoded by the coding sequence ATGAAAGTCCTCATACTGGATGACGAGCCACAGATCAGACGTCTGCTGCATACCGGTCTGAGCGGACTGGGCTACACGGTGATCACTGCCGCACACGCCGAACAAGTCGCGCCAATGGTCGCGCAGTATCAGCCGGATTTCGTCGTGCTGGACATCAACCTGAACGAGAAACGCGACGGAATCGACGTCGTGCGCGAACTGCGCGAGTGGACGACTGTGCCGATCCTGATGCTGTCGGTCAAGGAAGACGACAAGACGATTGTACGGGCGCTGGACGCCGGCGCTGACGACTACCTGACGAAACCGTTCGATATGGGCGTGCTGCGCGCACGGATCACCGCGGTCCTGCGGCGCACGCCGGAACGCGCCAGCGGCACACCGGTCAGCGACATCCGGGTCGGCGCGCTGGAGGTCGACCTCGGCAACCGGCGGGTGACCGTCGACGGAGAAGATGTCCACCTGACGCCCAAGGAATACGAAATACTGGTGCTGCTGGCGACGCATCCCGGCAAGGTCATCACGCACCGCCAGATCCTCAGCCGGGTATGGGGCGATGCTTACGGCGAAGAGACGCATTATGTGCGCGTGTTTGTCAACCAGATCCGCAAGAAGCTCAAAGAGGAGCCGGAGAACGCCGTGCGCTATATCCTCAACGAGCCGGGGATCGGCTACCGGTTCGTGATGATCGAGTCTTGA
- a CDS encoding PAS domain-containing sensor histidine kinase codes for MKLLARPIVSSLAAVAVTTFVLWLLRDTLTVANTSLIYALLVLMIAVRFGSGVSMWAAAACFLCINFFLLRPFYTFIVADPREVVDLLVFLLVAVIAGQLASRAKQQASQLEQSKVVEASDQLKTAILHAVSHDLRTPLTIIRSSAENLMQLGDKLSPDERHELVESIDRESRALNTMIGQLLDMSRLQAKAMPITLDWNSLEEVAGDAAAQTYERLGVKRLKLKFPEDMPLVRFDYGLLLRAVSNLIDNALRYEPENQKIELRGQTVPGEARLMVVNHGPPIPQDQREVLFQPFVTGHGGQLGLGLAIARGVVEAHKGRIWAEDTAGGGTTFVIALPVEREAQPV; via the coding sequence ATGAAACTTCTCGCGCGTCCTATCGTTTCGTCGCTTGCTGCCGTTGCAGTTACCACATTCGTGCTGTGGCTGCTGCGCGACACGCTGACGGTCGCCAATACGTCGCTGATTTACGCGCTGCTGGTGCTGATGATCGCGGTACGGTTCGGGTCCGGTGTGTCCATGTGGGCTGCCGCGGCCTGTTTCCTGTGCATCAACTTCTTCCTGCTCCGGCCGTTTTATACCTTTATCGTCGCCGACCCGCGCGAAGTAGTCGATCTGCTGGTGTTCCTGCTGGTGGCGGTGATTGCCGGGCAGCTGGCATCGCGCGCCAAACAGCAGGCAAGCCAGCTCGAGCAGTCAAAGGTTGTCGAAGCGTCGGATCAGCTGAAGACGGCGATCCTGCATGCCGTGAGCCATGACCTGCGCACGCCGCTCACGATCATTCGAAGTTCGGCGGAAAATCTGATGCAGCTGGGCGATAAATTGTCACCGGACGAGCGTCATGAACTGGTCGAGTCGATCGACCGCGAGAGCCGCGCCCTGAATACGATGATCGGACAGCTGCTTGATATGTCGCGGTTGCAGGCCAAAGCAATGCCAATCACACTGGACTGGAACTCGCTTGAAGAGGTGGCCGGCGACGCCGCCGCGCAGACCTACGAGCGGCTGGGGGTCAAACGGCTCAAGCTGAAGTTCCCGGAGGATATGCCGCTGGTGCGGTTCGATTATGGGCTGCTGCTGCGCGCAGTGAGCAACCTGATCGACAACGCACTGCGTTATGAGCCGGAAAACCAGAAGATCGAACTGCGCGGACAGACGGTTCCCGGCGAGGCGCGGCTGATGGTAGTCAATCACGGCCCGCCGATCCCGCAGGATCAACGCGAAGTCCTGTTCCAGCCGTTCGTCACCGGCCATGGCGGCCAGTTGGGGTTAGGCCTGGCGATCGCGCGCGGCGTGGTCGAGGCGCACAAGGGGCGAATATGGGCCGAGGATACGGCGGGCGGCGGAACAACGTTCGTCATCGCGCTGCCAGTGGAACGCGAGGCGCAGCCGGTATGA
- a CDS encoding tetratricopeptide repeat protein: MKRTLIPLLLAVVFAVSGCNLAGGDVPVTYVVITDAPSVLALTTTPQDGAALDATGLPPEGQLAATAAPQIATAPAPNTLEAVENTQAVTARTVGEADVLAHDGYYDEARAGYLLFAANDPQAAEGYAILALREGDFEDALAVLTTYLTANPETPESAQAYFLRGEANLGVARWTSAVNDYRQYLRLRPGVVDSYVNERIGDALFALNMTSEALASYDAAIAALRARVPLAALRERAAQLYRTAGQHTRAASLYDSIAAEAQNRGYKALIELSAAESLRASGDAAAAAARFQRVLDTYVDVPGAAIPAIGALSELGVSVSAYTRGRAYSFAEDYPAAITAFNEYTTTVTLSEIPAELHLYLGRAYRAVGNNPAALVAFRTVVEQYPTNALFGDALLEEGRTYFVGGDVPEAIRTYLRIAETYPNLAATAAEALWRAGYLHNEAGQFAEARDVFLTLAERYPVSEQAVSGLGIAASAALSSADTGLAERLYGQLAAASSGTTRADSYLQVGRLAQARGAQDVARDAWTNAVSAAPDSFAAARSRDWLNGRRMFEQPAQRAYPPGDLAADKAAAEAWIRQTFGLADGTALDGLPQSVTSDARYIRGRELWALGLYPAAEDELLDLLEAYTDNGAVNYALSLDFLSFAAYYPSQQAAANLIAAANTGTLDAPAFIGRLRYPVPYLNLVLAEAQARDFDPLLLFSLIRHESLFDTYATAAAGEKGLTQVIPSTAEYLAGVLNWPDYDHADLFKPYAGIAFGAEYIDEQLQRFGGDPVPALAGYNAGPGRAITWRETAGNDPDAFVDAITIASTKGYVQRIYTFYTIYRALYGVG; this comes from the coding sequence ATGAAACGAACCCTGATCCCCCTACTCCTGGCCGTGGTTTTCGCCGTCTCTGGCTGCAATCTGGCCGGCGGAGACGTGCCGGTCACCTACGTCGTCATCACCGATGCGCCGAGCGTTCTGGCCCTGACGACGACGCCGCAGGACGGCGCCGCGCTTGATGCAACCGGACTGCCACCTGAAGGCCAGTTGGCCGCCACCGCAGCGCCGCAAATCGCGACCGCGCCGGCGCCCAATACGCTGGAGGCAGTCGAAAACACGCAGGCGGTGACGGCGCGGACAGTCGGCGAGGCCGACGTGCTGGCCCATGACGGATATTACGACGAGGCGCGCGCGGGATACCTGCTGTTCGCGGCAAACGATCCACAGGCAGCGGAAGGCTACGCGATCCTGGCGCTGCGCGAAGGCGATTTCGAAGACGCGCTGGCGGTACTGACCACCTACCTGACGGCCAACCCGGAGACTCCGGAATCGGCGCAGGCGTATTTCCTGCGCGGCGAGGCGAACCTGGGCGTAGCACGCTGGACGAGCGCGGTCAACGACTACCGGCAGTATCTGCGGCTGCGGCCGGGCGTGGTGGACAGCTATGTCAACGAACGGATCGGCGACGCCTTGTTCGCGCTGAACATGACGAGCGAGGCGCTGGCGAGCTACGACGCGGCGATCGCGGCGCTGCGGGCACGGGTGCCGCTGGCCGCGCTGCGCGAACGGGCCGCGCAGTTATACAGGACGGCCGGGCAGCACACACGGGCGGCGTCCCTCTACGACAGCATCGCGGCTGAGGCACAGAACCGCGGCTACAAGGCGCTGATCGAGCTGTCGGCGGCCGAGTCGCTGCGCGCGTCGGGGGATGCGGCGGCGGCAGCGGCGCGCTTCCAGCGCGTACTCGATACCTATGTGGACGTACCGGGGGCGGCGATCCCGGCGATCGGGGCATTGAGCGAGCTTGGCGTCAGCGTTTCGGCGTACACGCGGGGCCGCGCCTATAGCTTCGCCGAGGATTACCCGGCAGCGATCACGGCGTTCAATGAGTACACGACCACGGTGACACTCAGCGAAATCCCGGCAGAACTGCATCTGTATCTGGGACGCGCCTACCGGGCGGTCGGCAACAATCCGGCGGCGCTGGTGGCCTTCCGCACGGTGGTCGAGCAGTATCCGACCAATGCGCTGTTCGGCGATGCGCTGCTGGAGGAAGGCCGCACGTACTTTGTAGGCGGAGACGTCCCGGAAGCGATCCGCACGTACCTGAGGATCGCGGAGACCTATCCGAACCTGGCGGCGACGGCAGCGGAAGCGCTGTGGCGCGCGGGGTATCTGCACAACGAGGCGGGACAATTTGCCGAGGCACGCGATGTCTTCCTGACGCTGGCGGAGCGCTACCCGGTCAGCGAACAGGCCGTGAGCGGGCTGGGCATAGCGGCTTCGGCGGCGCTAAGCAGCGCCGATACCGGCCTGGCGGAGCGGCTCTACGGCCAGCTTGCGGCGGCCTCGAGCGGGACAACACGGGCGGATTCGTATTTGCAGGTGGGGCGGCTGGCGCAGGCGCGCGGGGCGCAAGACGTCGCACGCGATGCCTGGACCAACGCGGTCAGCGCCGCGCCGGACAGCTTTGCGGCGGCACGGTCACGCGACTGGCTGAACGGGCGGCGCATGTTCGAGCAGCCGGCGCAGCGGGCGTATCCCCCCGGCGACCTGGCCGCCGATAAGGCCGCCGCGGAAGCCTGGATCCGGCAAACATTCGGACTCGCCGACGGGACAGCCCTCGACGGGCTGCCACAAAGCGTGACCTCCGACGCGCGTTATATCCGGGGACGCGAGCTGTGGGCACTGGGGTTGTACCCCGCCGCTGAGGACGAACTGCTTGACTTGCTAGAAGCCTACACCGACAACGGGGCGGTGAATTACGCACTGTCGCTGGATTTCCTGTCGTTCGCAGCCTATTACCCGTCGCAGCAGGCCGCTGCAAATCTGATCGCGGCGGCGAATACCGGAACGCTCGATGCGCCGGCGTTCATCGGCCGCCTGCGCTACCCGGTGCCGTACCTGAACCTGGTACTGGCCGAGGCGCAGGCGCGGGATTTCGATCCGCTGCTGCTGTTTTCGCTGATCCGGCACGAGAGCCTGTTCGATACGTATGCCACGGCAGCCGCCGGCGAAAAAGGGCTGACCCAGGTCATCCCGTCGACGGCGGAGTACCTGGCGGGGGTGTTGAACTGGCCGGATTACGATCACGCCGACCTGTTCAAGCCTTACGCGGGGATTGCGTTCGGGGCGGAATACATCGACGAGCAGCTCCAGCGATTCGGCGGCGACCCGGTGCCGGCGCTGGCGGGCTATAACGCAGGGCCGGGACGGGCGATTACCTGGCGCGAAACGGCTGGAAACGATCCCGACGCGTTCGTGGACGCCATCACGATTGCCAGTACGAAGGGCTACGTGCAGCGGATCTACACGTTCTATACGATTTACCGGGCGCTGTACGGCGTCGGGTAA